A genomic region of Bernardetia sp. ABR2-2B contains the following coding sequences:
- the gldF gene encoding gliding motility-associated ABC transporter permease subunit GldF — MFNLFSKEIRSFFSSLIGYIVLIIFLVAMGLFVWVFPQTSVLEYGFADLYPLFSVAPYVFLFLIPAITMRCFAEEKRAGTMELLFTRPISDWEIILGKYFACWVLVLFALLPTLIYYYSIYQLGNPIGNLDSAAFVGSFIGLILLGAVFTAIGVFASSLTENQIVAFIIAVFLCFFLYEGFTSLSGLNVWSDTAYFISQLGIDFHYQSLSKGLIDSRNLLYFFSLIILMLGSTQLVLSSRKW, encoded by the coding sequence ATGTTCAATTTATTTTCAAAAGAAATACGCTCTTTTTTCAGCTCTCTAATTGGCTATATCGTACTCATCATTTTTTTAGTAGCAATGGGGCTTTTTGTATGGGTTTTTCCTCAAACAAGTGTTTTAGAATATGGTTTTGCCGATTTATACCCACTTTTTTCGGTTGCTCCTTATGTATTTTTATTTCTAATTCCTGCCATAACGATGCGCTGTTTTGCAGAAGAAAAACGTGCAGGAACAATGGAACTGCTCTTTACTCGTCCTATTTCAGATTGGGAGATTATCTTAGGAAAATATTTTGCGTGTTGGGTGTTGGTCTTGTTTGCTCTTCTTCCTACACTAATTTATTATTATAGTATTTATCAACTTGGCAACCCTATTGGAAACTTAGATAGTGCAGCTTTTGTGGGCTCGTTTATTGGACTTATTTTATTAGGGGCAGTTTTTACGGCAATTGGCGTTTTTGCTTCTTCACTTACCGAAAATCAAATTGTAGCATTTATTATTGCTGTTTTTCTTTGCTTTTTTTTATATGAAGGTTTTACATCACTTTCTGGTCTCAATGTATGGTCAGATACGGCTTATTTCATTAGTCAGTTAGGTATAGACTTTCATTATCAATCACTTAGCAAAGGGTTAATAGATTCTCGTAACTTGTTATATTTCTTTTCGTTGATTATCTTAATGCTGGGTTCTACGCAATTAGTTTTGAGTAGTCGAAAATGGTAG
- a CDS encoding tetratricopeptide repeat protein: MNNILRYFALSLTLIATTAIVPFVSAQKTIDNPIVAGTNSEYITISKIETSSDSTVFQMELTCYEGLEYTLHEIGSIHAFQMIIDDTKYPLLRITAAEPGVIQCNMMSVQYFHLVFEALPEAAEVVNIQEGDRSESDLFFENILLSSLEEATKKAKSGNSKYQKFLAKHYEQQYDYESAQEYLNMYIDQVVKAEGTQSKEYLDALGSQIQLNLNIGNYVEAEELSLQTIEAVGLDNPQVASILYTLGDVYQVLGKHEDAVDNYIQYLRTMEKGENLKSATYSMVNNLVMYSWASMKDTLDRQPLAVGVSVNPAKIEEGTAQMRIYAVGATEYMVSDTEEFKGSEWNTYEPALMTEEKLNAKTKTLYVRFKDNKNRLSTPFAVKIEGQE, encoded by the coding sequence ATGAATAATATTTTACGCTATTTCGCCCTAAGTCTCACTCTCATTGCCACTACTGCAATAGTACCTTTTGTTTCTGCCCAAAAAACAATAGACAATCCTATTGTCGCAGGTACAAACAGCGAATACATAACAATTTCTAAAATCGAAACTTCATCAGATAGCACTGTTTTCCAAATGGAATTGACTTGTTATGAAGGGTTGGAATATACTTTACATGAAATAGGCTCTATTCACGCCTTCCAAATGATTATTGATGATACAAAATATCCATTATTAAGAATTACAGCAGCAGAACCTGGAGTAATTCAATGTAATATGATGAGTGTACAATATTTTCATTTGGTTTTTGAAGCTCTTCCTGAAGCAGCAGAAGTAGTCAATATTCAAGAAGGCGACCGTAGCGAATCTGATTTGTTTTTTGAAAATATACTACTTTCTAGTTTAGAAGAAGCTACAAAGAAAGCAAAATCAGGGAATTCTAAGTATCAAAAGTTTTTGGCAAAACATTACGAGCAACAATACGACTACGAAAGTGCTCAAGAATATTTGAATATGTATATTGATCAAGTAGTAAAAGCAGAAGGAACTCAATCAAAGGAATATTTAGATGCTTTGGGAAGTCAGATTCAATTAAATCTAAATATTGGTAATTATGTAGAGGCAGAAGAACTTTCTCTACAAACTATCGAAGCAGTAGGATTAGACAACCCACAGGTAGCTAGTATTCTATATACATTAGGAGATGTTTATCAAGTATTAGGAAAGCACGAAGATGCTGTGGATAATTACATTCAGTATTTGCGTACGATGGAAAAAGGAGAAAATCTCAAAAGTGCTACGTATTCTATGGTAAATAATCTAGTTATGTATTCGTGGGCAAGTATGAAGGACACATTAGATCGTCAGCCCCTTGCTGTTGGCGTTTCTGTGAATCCTGCAAAGATAGAAGAAGGAACTGCTCAAATGCGTATTTATGCAGTAGGTGCAACAGAATATATGGTTTCAGATACAGAGGAGTTTAAAGGAAGTGAATGGAATACATATGAACCAGCACTTATGACAGAAGAAAAATTAAATGCAAAGACAAAAACTTTATATGTTCGTTTTAAGGACAATAAAAATAGACTTTCTACTCCTTTTGCTGTCAAAATTGAAGGACAGGAATAA
- a CDS encoding tetratricopeptide repeat protein, producing MKTSKHTPKELSQRFLFLAILCSLFFISIDFAKAQDETDTTNVDETHTLPHSDKGEGLDEYVVAEQLRMTQKFPQAIPFYDKAIAKEPNNLEYLYNKCMCYYEGRNYPASETCFQSVLEKKQNYIPAYEMLANTYKQKKDYDNAVKMYEKIIDLAEDDGEKFAYQFRTIDLLFRTGNVEGAGKYIKSANELFPGMPDLFYLQARYENTIGNHEKALELMTQLMEITGAETGIGYDKDFYELGYTHFQLGSYAEAERAFSKITKGSQFSARAKEFSPEFLMKVANGYSKVYEFNESKQLLEKVIAMKDPFPDAQELKVYIEDRAAKDTLIQKLNFRLEMDEKARTGKLEGDQDPRKFMLNTSQKLEVYFKLTKTYLEIGNYDDALEYSRQYSAFNPKNPLILFYQALALQKVGDEVEAESLLLAISSAPQINRNARAMAAFALGVFQHRGKQYALAVKNLKKSAILSPAFSPASKYEIASISVEDPNTAKEEGLGDEMLGEAIEE from the coding sequence ATGAAAACATCCAAACATACTCCAAAAGAGCTATCACAACGCTTTTTATTTTTAGCTATTTTATGTAGTCTTTTCTTTATTTCTATCGATTTTGCTAAAGCACAAGACGAAACAGACACTACTAATGTAGATGAAACTCATACTTTGCCTCATTCTGATAAAGGAGAGGGTTTAGATGAATATGTTGTTGCTGAACAGTTGCGTATGACACAAAAATTTCCACAAGCAATTCCTTTCTATGATAAAGCAATTGCTAAAGAGCCTAATAATTTAGAGTATCTCTATAATAAATGTATGTGTTATTATGAGGGACGTAATTATCCAGCTTCTGAAACTTGTTTTCAGTCTGTTTTGGAGAAAAAACAAAATTATATTCCTGCTTATGAAATGCTTGCGAATACCTACAAACAAAAAAAGGATTATGATAATGCTGTGAAAATGTATGAAAAAATTATAGACCTTGCAGAAGATGACGGAGAAAAATTTGCTTATCAATTCCGTACTATTGATCTCCTTTTTCGTACAGGTAACGTAGAGGGAGCTGGAAAGTATATCAAAAGTGCAAATGAACTATTCCCTGGAATGCCTGACTTATTTTATCTACAAGCTCGTTATGAAAATACAATAGGCAATCATGAAAAAGCTCTTGAACTGATGACTCAACTTATGGAAATCACAGGAGCAGAAACAGGCATTGGTTATGATAAAGATTTCTACGAATTAGGATATACTCACTTTCAGTTAGGCAGTTATGCAGAAGCAGAAAGAGCTTTTAGTAAAATTACAAAAGGTAGTCAGTTTTCTGCTCGTGCAAAAGAGTTTAGCCCAGAATTTTTGATGAAAGTAGCTAATGGCTATTCTAAAGTATATGAGTTTAATGAATCAAAACAACTTTTGGAAAAAGTAATTGCAATGAAAGACCCTTTTCCAGATGCACAAGAACTAAAAGTATATATCGAAGATAGAGCTGCAAAAGATACATTAATACAAAAATTAAATTTTCGTTTAGAAATGGACGAAAAAGCTCGTACAGGTAAATTAGAAGGTGACCAAGATCCAAGAAAATTTATGCTTAATACTTCTCAAAAATTAGAAGTTTATTTCAAACTTACCAAAACATATTTAGAAATTGGTAATTATGATGATGCTTTAGAATATTCTCGTCAGTATTCAGCTTTTAATCCTAAAAATCCTTTGATTTTATTCTATCAAGCATTAGCTCTACAAAAAGTAGGGGATGAGGTAGAAGCCGAATCATTACTGTTAGCAATTAGTAGCGCACCTCAAATCAATAGAAATGCTCGTGCGATGGCTGCTTTTGCCTTAGGAGTATTTCAACATAGAGGTAAGCAATATGCTTTGGCAGTCAAAAACTTGAAAAAATCTGCCATACTAAGTCCTGCTTTTAGTCCTGCTTCTAAATATGAAATTGCTAGTATATCAGTAGAAGATCCAAATACAGCAAAAGAAGAAGGACTCGGTGATGAAATGTTAGGAGAAGCAATAGAAGAATAA